The Pseudodesulfovibrio sediminis genome includes the window TCTGGGATGAAGAGCAGGGACGGTATCTGTGCGGTCTCATGCTCAACCCGGAAACGGCTGAGCAGTTCAAGCGTTCCCAACATGCCGGCGAAGGGTGTTATGCCCCCCTTAACGGCTGGCGTGATGATGTTCGCAATAGAGATAACAAGAAATAGTAATCCTTACTTGCTCTATGCTCCTTTTCAGGGAATAATATTCTTCTATATCTGAATACTCAGTCGTGGGAGACATATATGATAGTGAGTTTTGCCGGGGTGGGCGAAGCCTTTGATGAGACTTTGCCCAATACTTCAGTATTGGTGGAATCCGGTTCCTCCTCCATACTGCTTGATTGCGGTTTTTCAGCTTCCTGCGGGTTTTGGGGGTTGGCAAAAAACCCGCTCGATCTGGACGCAGTCTACATTTCACATTTTCACGGAGACCATTATTTTGGCCTGCCGTCGCTTATTGTCCGTTCCGTTGAAGAAGGACGCAGAAAACGCTTGACCATCCTCGGCCCGAGTGGAATTGAATCTCGAGTCAACCGATTGCTTGAGCTGGCGTATTCCAATGTTCGGACCAAGGCGAAATTCGAGCTGTTTTTTATCGAGTGCGATCCTGATGAGGATATCAAACACTCCGGTTTCAGATTTCGTTTTGCCATGAGCAGCCACTCCATGCCTTCACTTGGTGTTCGTCTGGATGCCGGGGGTAAATCGCTGTTCTATTCCGGCGACGGAGCCCCCACTTTCGCTACTGCGGAGCTGGCCAGGGGATGTGATATGCTTATCATGGAATCGTATATTCTGGATGCGGATGCGCCCGGCCACGGCTCGGTGGACTCCTCTCTTGAGCTTGCCAGGCAGACCGGGGCCGGTATATGTGCGTTGGTCCATGTGCAGCGCATTGTCAGACGGACGCAGAAAGGGCGCATCATGGCCAAGCTGAACGGTGTCGATGGTTTCAAGGCCGTCTTGCCTGAAAGCGGAGATAGTTTCGACCTTTAATGCACCTCAAGAGCCAGTCTGTATCAAGATTATCATTCCAGATGATGTTGACCTGTAGCACACTTTCATAATGCCATTTAGGATCAACCTGTGATGATAAGAGGATTGCATGTCAGGTAAATATGATCTGATAGTTCACGATTATTTTGAGAAGGCCCAGGGAACCGTTGTCTTGATAAGTGAGGATTCGCTGTTCAAGAAGACGTTGTCCTCGACCATTTTCAAAACGTTGGGCGTGAAGCGCAACTGCTTTTATTCTTTCGAGAATGTGCAGTCTGGGCTCAATAAAATTAATGAACTGGAAAAAAACGGTATCGATACCATCCTTTTTCTTGAACGGAGTTTTAACGGTCGCGCCAGTTCGGATACGGTCATTACGTTGAAACGGATGTTGCCCGAACTCAAGATTATCGTATTGGTTGGTGAGGTCAAACGGGAGAACATCGCCTATTTCTATGAA containing:
- a CDS encoding MBL fold metallo-hydrolase; amino-acid sequence: MIVSFAGVGEAFDETLPNTSVLVESGSSSILLDCGFSASCGFWGLAKNPLDLDAVYISHFHGDHYFGLPSLIVRSVEEGRRKRLTILGPSGIESRVNRLLELAYSNVRTKAKFELFFIECDPDEDIKHSGFRFRFAMSSHSMPSLGVRLDAGGKSLFYSGDGAPTFATAELARGCDMLIMESYILDADAPGHGSVDSSLELARQTGAGICALVHVQRIVRRTQKGRIMAKLNGVDGFKAVLPESGDSFDL